The Kordia sp. SMS9 DNA window CACTGGAAAATTGCAGCTTGTTTGTTTGGGAACAGAAGGGAGATTTTATGTATAGAAAAAAATGGGAGTATGATAAAGATACGTTACTATGATCGTAACTATATAGAAACTTTATAAAAGCATCTCCCAAAAAAGAGATGCTTTTTTTATGGTTTTTATTTAACAAAAAATGATGCATAGCTTAGTTGGTTAGCCCAGAGGCGCTTTTAACGTCAAGGTCGTGAGTTCGAACCTCACTGCGTCAACAAAAAGGAAGAGCAAGCCAATTGGCGGTGGCCACGGTCTTGAAAACCGTTCGGAGTTAATGACTCGTGTGGGTTCGACTCCCACTTCTTCCGCAACTAATTTGGAGTGTAGGTAAATATTGGTTCGTTACGCTTGACTGCTAATCAAGTCCGTTTAACCGCGGTGAAGGTTCAATTCCTTTGCGCTCCGCAACATATTGGGGATATAGTTTACCAAGCTAAAACAGTGGGTTTAACTCGATGATACCTATTTGATATTATGGTCTCATTGAATTCGCAAGCTTATTTGCTTCTCGCAGCACGGAGTGCAAGTCTCCGTATCTCCACAACATGATATTATAGCTCAATGGCAGAGCAAAGACCTGTTAAGTCTGAGGTTGAAGGTTCGAATCCTTCCGATATCGCAACGACAAGGTGGCTGAATGGCAAAGGCAGCAGTCTGCAAAACTGTTTTGTATGAGTTCGAATCTCATCCTTGTCTCAATGATTATGTAGTATCAAACTTGTTTGAATAGTATATAATTTACTTGGAAGTGTTGAGAAATTGGTTGGCTTGCCAGACTGTAAATCTGGTCTCTTCGGAGCGTGTAGGTTCGAGTCCTACTACTTCCACAACACACGCTTGTGGTGTAACTGGTAGCATGTACGTCTCCAAAACGTACGGTTGAGGTTCAAATCCTTGCGGGCGTGCAAAATATAGCTATGGTGTAATGGATAGCACATGAGATTTAGCTCACATGTTATTCATTATAGATTAAGCAGTTCGTGAATGTGAAAACATTTCTAACCTCATAGTCTAAGTTCGAAATGCTTTGCATTCATGAGTTCCTATTTATTAAGATAAGAACAAAACGAACTAATCTTAGTAGCTATACAAATAGTATCGTGACTCAACGGTAGAGTGCTCGACTGTCTCTCGAGAAGTTGCGGGTTCGAATCCCGTCGGTACTGCAAAATCTGGGAATAGAACAATTGGCTGTTTACTCGCCTTGGACGCGAGAGGATGTAGGTTCGAATCCTGCTTCCCAGACGACTAAATCAAAGCAAGCTTGCTTGAATTTGATTTGCAGTGAGGCATAGCAGGAACACTTTGCAAATCCTGCTTCTGAAACAAATAAAATGCTCCGTTCGTCTAATGGCTAGGACACCTGCCTTTCGAGCAGATAATAAGAGTTCGATTCTCTTACGGAGTACAAAATGCAGAGGTGGCGGAATGGCATACGCAGCTGTCTTAGAAGCAGTTTTTTGAGAGTTCGAATCTCTCTCTCTGTACAAACGCAATCTTGAAAGGAGTGCAACAAGTTTATGGTGTAATGGATAGCACATTGGCCTACGAAGCCAAGAGTATAGGTTCGAATCCTATTAGACTTACAATATTGATCTGTGGTGTAACGGTTAGCACACGAGACTTTGACTCTCGGGGAAGAGGTTCGGTTCCTCTCAGATCTACTATAGCGATATAGCTTAATTGGTAAAGCACTGGTCTCATAAGCCAGAAGTTGAAATGCCTGTACTGAACTTGATTCAGTATCTAAGATTTCTATCGCCACTAAAAATAGTGATATAGCTTAACTGGTAAAGCGTCAATCTGATAAGTTGGCAGATGAAAGTTCAAATCTTTCTATCACTACAAAAATGGTGACTTTAGTTTATTTGGTAAAACGCCTCACTGTGAATGAGAGGAACAGGGTTCGATCCCCGAAGTCACCCAACCAGGAATAATGACAGAGTTGGTCAATGCGATGGATTGAAATGAGTTTACGAATTCATCGAAACCTATTTAATAAAATAGAATTCTATGAGATAAACCCAGAGATATAGGTTCGAATCCTATTTATTCCACAAAAGAAATGTAGTTTAAAATTAAAATAGCGAGCTAGTATCTCGAAGATGCAAGTAAAGTCTTGCCATTTCTCAAATTAAAAATTAATAAAAACAAACAGTCATGAGACCAGATGTATTACAAAGGTTCTTTTACAGAACTGAAGATTCAGGAAGATTCCTTGTGACTTCAAAAAGAACAGGAGTCACCTATTTTGTAGAACCAATAGCTACTGGAAAGCCTGCTATTTTATGGGGCGATGTAGATCCAGCTACAAATAAATTGACGGGAGATTATGGAACTAAAAGAAGAGGCGCCGTTTTGCCAGAAGATTCTCTGATTACTAAGGAGAATGGTTTTCAAAATATTTCCACATTCAAAGGAAGTCCTTTCGGAGAAATTGATCGCAGAGATCGATTGTATGAAGATAAAATTTAATAATAAAAAAGTAATCTGAAAAGATTTAAAAACGTCATTCTGAACTTGATTCAGAATCTCACTCTACTAATTTTCAATTTATGATGAGAAACCGAATCAAGTTCGGCTTGACGAAAATCCAACTTTTTAGGAAATTCTAAAAAAACAAAAAAGAAATCATGTTTAAAAAATATAATAGTATCGAAAATACCTACCGTGAAAAGGCAACCGAACAAGTATATCTTCACGGGTATGGAAACGATGTATTTGTGGTACAAGAAAAAGTACATGGCGCTAATTTTTCTTTCATTACGGATGGAGATACAATTAGAGTTGCCAAACGTACATGTCTAATTGCAGAAGATGAAAACTTCAACAATCACAGATATGTTTTACACAAATATGAAAAAGCAATTACAGGGCTTTTCAAACGTGTAAAGAACGATTTTCCAGAAACAGAAATGATCACTGTTTTTGGTGAAATTTTCGGAGGAAGCTATCCGCATGCGGAGGTAGAAAAGATCGATGGAATGGTTCGCATTCAAAAAGGTGTTTTTTACAGTCCAGAAAATGACTTTTACGCGTTTGATATTTGTATCAATCACACGCAATATCTTGATGTTACCATCGCGAACACATACTTTGAAGCAACAGGAATGTTGTATGCAAAAACACTTTTTGCAGGAACCTTTAGCGAATGTATGGCATATCCAAATGCATTTGAATCAAAAGTTCATGAATGGCTACATCTTCCAAAGATTGAAGACAATGTTTGTGAAGGAACCATCATCAAACCATTAACTAGCAAGCGTTTTGGAAATGGACAACGTGTTATTTTCAAAAACAAAAACGAAAAATGGTCTGAAAAGTCACATGAAAAACGATCAAGAGTTTCAAAGCCAAGTGCAATAGGAATGCTTTCACATACTGAAAAAGAATTGATGCACACGCTTTTGGGCTACGTGAACGAAAATCGTTTGATGAATGTACAAAGTAAGCTTGGAGAGTTTTCACCAAAACAAACGGGAAAAACGATCGGATTGCTTGCCAAAGATGCACTAGAAGATTTTGTAAAAGATCATGAAAATGATTGGAATAACGTACAAAAAGAGCATCAAAAAGTATTAACAAAAATACTGAACAAAGAAGCAGTTACTGTCGTAAAAAAAGTACTTCTTTTTAGGTAATGTAGAAATGACTGTCCAAGCTTCTATTCTTGGACAGTCTTTATAAAAGATACAAACAATGTGTTCAAGTAAAAACAGCCGCAAACCAAAACTGTTGGCTGTAGTTAACTTGATATAAAATTAAACAGATGAAAATAACAATGAACAAGTGGCGAAACTTTTCAGGCAAAGTGTTCAATGAACCCATAACTACACTTGTTGAGAATGCCATTGTAAAAGAACAAAAAGCTGGTCACAGATTGAAAATCTATGTGGGTTCGGATTCACAAGCCTATAAAACACATGTAAACTATGGTACTGTCATAGTGATTCTTAGAAAAGGAAAAGGTGGTTTTATGTTTATCAAAAACGAAAAAGGAACCACTAAAATAGGACTAAAAGAGCGTATGCTAAGAGAGGTAGCACTATCCGTAGAAACAGCCTACCGCATTTGTGACCTATTGGAAAAATACAATATTGAATTGGAAGTTCATGCAGATATCAATACAGACTCAAAATTTGAATCAAATGTGGCACTTAAAGAAGCGATGGGATATATCATAGGAATGGGCTTTGCATTCAAGGCAAAACCGTATGCTTTCGCAAGTTCTTCTTGTGCAGATAGTATTGTCTAAATAACATTATATCTCTTCTTTTTTAATGAATATTTTAACTGCGCAAAATGAATGCGTAGTACTGTAAAATATTTGTTCCCGAAAGAAAAACAGTTGCTAATCAATATACTGTTTATGCAGTTAATCATCCTCGCTACACGTTGATGGTAGCGAGGTTTAATAAAAAAGTATAAAATCTCGATTATCGAGTTAAAAATATCAAGCGAGTCTTGTTGCGTGTTTCTATATAGCACCATTGTATAAAACGTTGCACAATGTGTATCATGCTTTTATATGCAACTCGACTTGGAGGCTTCGGGTTATAGCCAAATATAATCCTCCATAGAGAAACATGGGTCATGGGTTCGAATCCCATTCTCGCAAGAGATAGTTCAGCGGTTAGAACAATGTTTTTGGATGTTGCCGGTTCGAGTCCGGTCAGTAGTTCCGAAAGGGCGGCTATTGTAACTCAATTGGTAGAGTACTACACTTTTAATGTAGATTGAAGTTCGATTTCTTCTAAAAAAATCACCAGCCTGTCACGCTGTTAAATTTGACGAAAACGATGTTGCGTGTATCTGCTGAAGTTTCACAAGAAACGAACAGCAATTTTGAAGTCACTTCGACATAAAAAGTGCTTACTGATCGCAACTGGAATTTCTTGAAGATCAGATCAAACTAAAAATATAGCTTTTGTTGTGTTTTGGTGCGATTCCATCCTCAAAAAAGAACAAGTGAACATGAGTAAAATCTTTTATCTCCGTGAACCAGAAATGATACATGTACGTCGTTTTTAAAACAAAGTAGAATCGCCAGTAATGGCACAAAATTAGAATAGAAATCATGAAACGAGTACGAATTCACACTGGAAAAGTAGGGTTGGTTTTCAAAAATGGAAACTACCAAAAAGTTTTGACAGAAGGCACCTATTGGTTAGGCTTCCGCCAGCATGTATTGATCTATAATATTACAGAAAAGTTTCATGCGTCAGTAGCGAGTGAAATTTTACTGCAAGATGTCACCTTGACAAACATGTTAGACGTAATCGACATTAAAGACAACGAAATTGTGTTGCTTTTTGAAAGAGGAAACTTTAAAACAGTTTTAGAAGCTGGACAACATTTGTATTGGAAAGGTTTAGTAGAACGAACGTTTACACGAGTTGACTTGAATACAACAGCAATTACAGAAATCAACGATAAAAACTTGCTAAACGATTATAAATTAACAAAGTATATACGAACGTTTGAAGTCTTAGAATACGAAAAAGCAATTTTATTGATTGATGACAAATTTGAAAAAATTCTAACCTCAGGAATCTATCATTTTTGGCGAAATGCCACTAATATTAAAATTTCAAAAGTAGATATGCGTCAGTTACAATTGGAAATTGCAGGACAAGAATTGTTAACAAAAGATAAAGCCGCAATTCGAATCAACTTTTACACACAATACAAAGTTACTGATGTTAAAAAAGCAATTTTAGACAACAAAGACTTTGAGAAGCAACTATACATTGCTATGCAGTTGAAGCTTCGCGCTTTTGTTGGAAACTATACATTGGATGAATTGTTGGATCAGAAAGAAGACATTGCCAATGCCGTTTTTGAAAACACAAAAGATGCCGCAGAAAACTTAGGAATCAACGTTTTGTATTGTGGTATTCGCGATGTGATTTTAACAGGAGAAATGAAAGATATCATGAATCAGGTTTTAATCGCACAGAAAAAAGCACAAGCAAACATCATTACACGACGTGAAGAAACGGCTTCCACAAGAAGTTTGCTCAACACCGCAAAATTGATGGAAGAAAACGCAATGTTGTATCAGTTGAAAGAGATGGAATATGTGGAGAAAATCGCAGATAAAATTGGCGAAATCACGGTTGCTGGAAACGGCGGCGTGGTAAAGCAATTAAAAGACATCTTTTCTGTCAACAAATAAGCATCAAGAAACATAATCACTATGTTTTTATTTCGGTCTCACGACTGCGCTACCAACGTAGTTGTGAGACTACTTTTATTTAAAAAGCTAACTATGTTAATACCATTAAAATGTCACGCCTATTACAAAAAATTACATACTTTTTTTCTTCTTTTTTTTCGGAAAAAGAGAATGAAAAACCCAAAGCAAATACACTAAAAATAAGTGATGAAATTGTGTTAAATGTTATGGAGCGATTGTCTCATTTTGAGCAAACAAAAGGGTTTTTAAAACCAATGACGTTACATAAATTGGCAAAAAAACTAAAAACAAATCCTAAATATTTATCAAGAATCATCAATGATCAATATCAGAAGAACTATAGTTCCTACATCAACGATTTGCGTATTTCCTACTTACTAAAAGCATTGGAAAACGATGATTCGTTAAAAAAAGTAACCGTAAAATCACTAGCAAAAAAGTTAGGATTTGGCAATACAGAATCCTTCGCAAAAGCATTTAAAAAGTATACAGGAGTCAATCCTTCTGTCTATTTAAATAGCTTGCCATAAATAGGAAATAACATTTTTTATCTGACACTTTTCTTGTATGGATGAGCTCCTTTATTTATAAAAAACGTAAATATTGGAGCTTTTCTTTTTAAGCCAAACTCATAAGTATATTTTTCTTCTTCCCAAAAAAACACAAGTAGGTTTTGTCAATGCAAAAGCTATTTTTTTGTAATAATTATCTGATAATCAACTACAAAAATCGTTTCAAAAAAATCACTAAATCATCAGCAAATACTTTTCCTGCATTCAAAAGTGATAATACTCAATCTGAAAATCAAGTAAAACTACGCATCTATATAATAGGTGTATTGTAGAACTTTGATACACTCTAATCAACCTCAACACTGTATGGAATCTAGCCAAGAAAACACACCGCAAACTGATACAATCGAAATCAAAGTCTATGTCCCAATCAACGAAGTGACAGAGCGACAAAAGGGAATGATTGACAATGCTATTGCCAAACACCCTAGAGATCGAAAATACCTCTCAAACTCAGCGCATTCAGAAATTTTTGCTCCTAGTAAAAATGATGCCAACGACATTATTGAACATGCACAAGCTCAGAACTGGGAAGTAGATTTCAATGAAAAAGCTCGTAAAATTACGATCAAAATAAACTCAGAAGATATTGCTGACCAAAATAATCCTGTTACCCTTGATACGCTTCAATTTCTAAGTTCACAAGGAGATATTCACATGGAAGTACTTGGTGAAGATCAACATGCAAAAGCCGAAGACATTACAGATCCTACACAAAAAACAGGCTTTGTAAAAAGTAATCAAGAACAACGCGTAGGTCGTGGACGCCAAATTCCAATTCAAGAACCTGCACACGGATACAGCGTCTTAGAAATTGCAGAAAGCTACAACTTCCCTGATGGTGATGGCGAAGGACAAACCATAGGAATTATAGAATTAGGTGGAGAAGTACAGCAAAGCGACTTGGAAAAATTCTTTGCAGAATACAACACGCCAATTCCAGAAATTCAAATTGTGGGCAAACCAACTACAACTCCCGTAAATGATAACGTAGAAGTAACTGCAGACATTCAAGTAGCTGGAATCTTAGCGCCAAAAGCAAAGTTTGTCATCTATTACGGAACTACCATCTTAGAAGCAATGAAAGCAGCATTGGCAGATACTGAAAACAAACTAACCGTCATTTCCATCAGTTGGGCAGGATCTGAATTGGGATATGCGCAACAAGAAATTATAGAACTCAACAATGTTTTTCATGAAGCTTCCTTAAAAGGAATTACTGTAGTGGGCGCTTCGGGCGATAATGGTGCTTTAAACAACAAAGCATATGCAAATGTAAATGTGCCTGTAAACTCTCCGTATGTACTCGCTTGTGGCGGAACACAAACCTATATTACAGATGATAAAATTGCAGCAGAAGTTGTATGGAACGAATCTACGCAACAATCGCAAATAGGATCTGGTGGCGGATTCAGTCAGCGTATTTCCCAACAACAATATCAAATAAAATCTTCACAAGAATACATTCAAAAATTTCCAAAATTTGCATCTTACCATCAAGCTGGCGGAAGAGGAATTCCAGACATTGCTGCAAATGCGGCAGATGCTTCGGGCTATAGTATTGTTTTTCAAGGTCAATGGGTTAAAGTTGGCGGAACCAGTTTAGCAACACCACTTTGGGCTGCTCTAATCGGGCGTATGAATCAAAACTTAGGATACCGATTAGGATTTATAAATCCATACTTATATGAGTTAATGGGTTCTTCGTCATTTCATCAAATTTTAGAAGGAAACAACAACCTCTATGTTGCCTCGGAAGGATGGAATCCATGTACAGGATTAGGCACGCCTGATGGAAAAGAACTAATGCATTCCATTGATAGTTTAGAATAAGATTTAGCAAAATCATTACTCACCTAAAACTCAAAATTATGACTAAAAAATTGGCATTAGATGAACTTCCTAAACGTCTCACTATAGATGGTAAAAAAATAGACGATATGCTAATGATCTATGGTTTTGTGGCTCCAGGAACAGCAGAAAACAACATCAAATTCTACCTAGATCCTTCTTTGAAAACATCAGTAGTTATTAACGATGAAGATATCATTCACCATGCAAAAGTGAACAAGTCGCACAATCCTATTGGTGGAACAGTCATTTGGGTTAAAAATGCAGCTAAGTACATACAAGGAAACGCAACACCAGCACAGGCAGTAGCAAACATACAAGCACAACAACATGCTGAACAATTTTTCCAAGGAGACATTTATCAACAATATGCAAACACTGTTCAAGGAAATACCCAACCAAAACCACAAAACCCTTATGCACCAGTTTGTGGATGCGGAAAATGCGAACAGTAAAAGAGATCATACCCAAAATTGATAAGCAACTATCAATTTCCAAAATCGTAAGATTTTAAAAATCATATTATTAACCTTTAACTTAAATTATTATGTTTACATTTTTTCACGGATGTGGAATTCCGCCTATCACAGTAACATGTGGTCAAGGTGGTGCACATGCACAGAATGTTGGACCTACGGGGACATTCGGTTGTACACAACCAGGTCATTGTTTAGGCCCAACAGGAACGCAAGGTTGTACAGTAGCTACTGCGCCACCACATTGCTTAATTGGACCTACGGGAACGCAAGGTTGTACGCAACCAGGTCATTGTGTTGGACCTACTGGAACGTATGGATGTACAGTAGTTGGACCAACAGGAACACAAGGCTGTACACAACCACAAACTATTTTACCTCCAACTATTGGATGTATTACAGTTACAACAACAGTAGTAACACATGCGCAAGCACAAGCTAATGTACCTAACACTATTGGATGTACAGCTATTACACCTTGTCCTACTTTACCTTGTCCACAAGGTGGAAATGCACAAGCGCAAACTATTTTACCGCCAACATTACCTCCAGCATGCGTACCTCATACAGTAGGATGTACGGCTATTACGCCATGTGTAACAATTGGTGGTCATGCACAAGCACAAACTGTTCCACGTCCATCTGCCATTTGTGCAACAGCTATTGCATGCACAATTACGACAGCTCCACAGGCTGCACAAGCACAAACTATTGGTATTACTGGATGGCATGGATGCACTGTGGTTGGACCAACAGGAACACAAGGATGTACAGTTGTAGGACCGACAGGTTACCAAGGTTGTCTAACACCAACAGGAACACCTCCAGCTACAGTTTGCCCAGGTGGTAATGCACAAGCACAAACAATCGGTGTTACGGGATGGCATGGTTGCACAGTTGTAGGACCAACTGGTTATCTAGGATGTTTAACTCCAACAGGAACGCCTCCAGCTACAGTTTGCCCAGGTGGTAATGCACAAGCACAAAACGTAGGACCAACAGGATGGGAAGGTTGTCACCAACAAAACACGCTTGCTACTGTTTGCACACAAATTGATTGTGGCGGACCAACACACCTTTTAGGTTGTACAGGTTACGAAGGTTGCCTAACTCCAACAGGAACGCCTCCAGCTACAGTTTGCCCAGGCGGCGATGCACAGGCACAGACTCTTGGTCATACAGCGTATGAAGGTTGTGGACAGCATGGAACAGAAGCTACGGTATGTACACAAATTGGATGCGGACCAACACATCTTTTAGGATGTACTGGATATGAAGGATGTCATAATGGAGGAAATGCTCAGGCACAAATTCATAGTATTCCTGTAGCAGACTGTATTCCTACACGTAGTTGTACAGGAGCTTGGCCAGTATGTTAATGATAGCTTATCTACAATAGATACAGCTATTTTTTAGTAGTATAAAGCTGCCTGTACATTGCAGGCAGCTTTCAAAACTCAAAAAACTATTTTTATGCGCTTAACGAAAAAAAACATCACTCATTACCTACTAGACAAAGGATTTTTAGAACCTACATCCTTTATGTCAGGAGAGTATATGCTTACGCAAACTCAAAGTAGAAACTCCATCTTTAAAATTCAACAACAACAAGACAAAGGATTATTTGTTAAGCAACTCATCGCGCAAGATGCTACAAATAGCTACTTGATGCAGAAAGATGCCACAAGTCACTATTTAATTCATCAATCAGATTTATATAAAGAAACCGCAACACATATTCCTGAATATTACGGGTACGATCCGTATCATAACATTTTAGTCACGGAATATTTTGCAAACACCAAAAACATACACGAAGTTGTTTATCGTGATAAAAAATTATCAGAATCACACGCAGTAAAAATGGCGCATATATTAGCTTCGTTTCATTTTGATATTACAAAAGAGATTAAAAATAATAGTTCGCTTCAATTCTTCAGTAAACAAATTCCGTGGATTTTAAACACAAATCAACTACTAAACAACAACTCCCAAAGTATTAATAATGCTGTCATTGCAGAAATTCACAAACATCAAGATTTGGTGAAACGCATGGACAAAGTGGCTTCGCAGTGGGAAACTTCAAGCTTGATTCATGGAGATATTAAGTGGATGAATTTCATCGTAATGCCAAATAATGAAGAGGTAAAACTCATTGATTGGGAAATTGCCGATTTAGGCGATCCACTATGGGATGTAGCCGGAGTTTTTCAATCGTATTTCTGTGCTTGGGTTTTAAGTTTTAACAATCAAAACATACAGGATCATCAACAAATGCCTGGTACGGAGTTTTTATCGGTAGAAACCATCACACCAGTTGTAAAATTGCTTTGGGAAACCTATGCATCTGCTCAAAAATTTACAGCTACCGAAGCTAGAGAAAAGTTACTCAAAACACTTTCCTACATGGCAGCTCGCATGATACAAACTGCTTTTGAAAACAATATGGCGCAACAACAACAAATGTATCCGAATTCGGCACGTATCCTACAATTCTGCAATCATATTTTAGCAGATGTTGAAGGAATTGCAAAACAATGGAATTTAATAGACTAAAACCATGAAAAACAACACACATACAAAACAA harbors:
- a CDS encoding RNA ligase, Rnl2 family — translated: MFKKYNSIENTYREKATEQVYLHGYGNDVFVVQEKVHGANFSFITDGDTIRVAKRTCLIAEDENFNNHRYVLHKYEKAITGLFKRVKNDFPETEMITVFGEIFGGSYPHAEVEKIDGMVRIQKGVFYSPENDFYAFDICINHTQYLDVTIANTYFEATGMLYAKTLFAGTFSECMAYPNAFESKVHEWLHLPKIEDNVCEGTIIKPLTSKRFGNGQRVIFKNKNEKWSEKSHEKRSRVSKPSAIGMLSHTEKELMHTLLGYVNENRLMNVQSKLGEFSPKQTGKTIGLLAKDALEDFVKDHENDWNNVQKEHQKVLTKILNKEAVTVVKKVLLFR
- a CDS encoding ribonuclease H-like YkuK family protein, whose translation is MKITMNKWRNFSGKVFNEPITTLVENAIVKEQKAGHRLKIYVGSDSQAYKTHVNYGTVIVILRKGKGGFMFIKNEKGTTKIGLKERMLREVALSVETAYRICDLLEKYNIELEVHADINTDSKFESNVALKEAMGYIIGMGFAFKAKPYAFASSSCADSIV
- a CDS encoding slipin family protein, which encodes MKRVRIHTGKVGLVFKNGNYQKVLTEGTYWLGFRQHVLIYNITEKFHASVASEILLQDVTLTNMLDVIDIKDNEIVLLFERGNFKTVLEAGQHLYWKGLVERTFTRVDLNTTAITEINDKNLLNDYKLTKYIRTFEVLEYEKAILLIDDKFEKILTSGIYHFWRNATNIKISKVDMRQLQLEIAGQELLTKDKAAIRINFYTQYKVTDVKKAILDNKDFEKQLYIAMQLKLRAFVGNYTLDELLDQKEDIANAVFENTKDAAENLGINVLYCGIRDVILTGEMKDIMNQVLIAQKKAQANIITRREETASTRSLLNTAKLMEENAMLYQLKEMEYVEKIADKIGEITVAGNGGVVKQLKDIFSVNK
- a CDS encoding helix-turn-helix domain-containing protein, yielding MSRLLQKITYFFSSFFSEKENEKPKANTLKISDEIVLNVMERLSHFEQTKGFLKPMTLHKLAKKLKTNPKYLSRIINDQYQKNYSSYINDLRISYLLKALENDDSLKKVTVKSLAKKLGFGNTESFAKAFKKYTGVNPSVYLNSLP
- a CDS encoding S53 family peptidase, whose product is MESSQENTPQTDTIEIKVYVPINEVTERQKGMIDNAIAKHPRDRKYLSNSAHSEIFAPSKNDANDIIEHAQAQNWEVDFNEKARKITIKINSEDIADQNNPVTLDTLQFLSSQGDIHMEVLGEDQHAKAEDITDPTQKTGFVKSNQEQRVGRGRQIPIQEPAHGYSVLEIAESYNFPDGDGEGQTIGIIELGGEVQQSDLEKFFAEYNTPIPEIQIVGKPTTTPVNDNVEVTADIQVAGILAPKAKFVIYYGTTILEAMKAALADTENKLTVISISWAGSELGYAQQEIIELNNVFHEASLKGITVVGASGDNGALNNKAYANVNVPVNSPYVLACGGTQTYITDDKIAAEVVWNESTQQSQIGSGGGFSQRISQQQYQIKSSQEYIQKFPKFASYHQAGGRGIPDIAANAADASGYSIVFQGQWVKVGGTSLATPLWAALIGRMNQNLGYRLGFINPYLYELMGSSSFHQILEGNNNLYVASEGWNPCTGLGTPDGKELMHSIDSLE
- a CDS encoding phosphotransferase, with protein sequence MRLTKKNITHYLLDKGFLEPTSFMSGEYMLTQTQSRNSIFKIQQQQDKGLFVKQLIAQDATNSYLMQKDATSHYLIHQSDLYKETATHIPEYYGYDPYHNILVTEYFANTKNIHEVVYRDKKLSESHAVKMAHILASFHFDITKEIKNNSSLQFFSKQIPWILNTNQLLNNNSQSINNAVIAEIHKHQDLVKRMDKVASQWETSSLIHGDIKWMNFIVMPNNEEVKLIDWEIADLGDPLWDVAGVFQSYFCAWVLSFNNQNIQDHQQMPGTEFLSVETITPVVKLLWETYASAQKFTATEAREKLLKTLSYMAARMIQTAFENNMAQQQQMYPNSARILQFCNHILADVEGIAKQWNLID